The following coding sequences lie in one Bartonella sp. DGB1 genomic window:
- a CDS encoding DUF930 domain-containing protein, which yields MRHFLYICIFAVIFSSNSLALSSREISQLKSLDPQTRIEQACNIAAMEKIKQSLNVSPEKMIAYAFGDTFLSNHNFKAPHAAIRINHKWYYLSYDCTAKSDHIHIEQIKVELGTLVPRNLWDPHYLVPAAGV from the coding sequence ATGCGTCATTTTTTATATATATGTATATTTGCTGTGATATTTAGTTCTAATAGTTTAGCCTTAAGTAGCAGAGAAATATCGCAACTAAAATCCTTAGACCCGCAAACAAGAATCGAGCAAGCTTGTAATATAGCAGCTATGGAAAAAATTAAACAAAGCCTTAATGTATCACCAGAAAAAATGATCGCCTATGCTTTTGGAGATACTTTCTTATCTAATCATAACTTTAAAGCACCACATGCAGCTATAAGAATTAATCATAAATGGTATTATTTATCTTATGATTGTACTGCCAAATCCGACCATATCCATATAGAACAAATTAAAGTAGAGCTAGGAACATTAGTTCCTAGAAATTTGTGGGATCCACATTACTTAGTACCAGCTGCTGGAGTATA
- a CDS encoding winged helix-turn-helix domain-containing protein, translating to MSNPESNIIFVFEDKTLVSTLATLLSNEGYIVNICDKSDTTIDYIIKNTPHLVILDAQQPPLDNLELVRQLRQKTMVPIICLSDKNDEFDEILALKLGADDYFYKPMSARLFVEKVKALLRRMDKLNLKNNKSYNQDEQIMERGSLILNKERHICSWKGVNIRLTVTEFLILQSLAQRPGVVKSRDTLMDEAYGDQVYVDDRTIDGHLKRLRKKFKSIDPDFNAIETLYGVGYLFKEQKN from the coding sequence ATGAGTAATCCAGAGAGTAATATTATATTTGTTTTTGAAGATAAAACTTTGGTGTCTACTTTAGCTACTTTGTTAAGTAATGAAGGATATATAGTAAATATATGTGATAAAAGTGATACCACAATAGATTATATAATTAAAAATACTCCTCATTTAGTTATTTTAGATGCACAACAACCACCCTTAGATAATTTAGAACTTGTACGACAATTGCGTCAAAAAACAATGGTACCTATTATTTGTTTGAGTGATAAAAATGATGAATTTGATGAAATACTTGCTTTAAAACTAGGGGCCGATGATTATTTTTATAAACCTATGTCAGCACGATTATTTGTAGAAAAAGTTAAAGCCTTATTAAGAAGGATGGATAAGTTAAATCTAAAAAATAATAAAAGCTATAATCAAGATGAGCAAATTATGGAAAGAGGTAGTTTGATACTTAATAAGGAGCGTCATATTTGTAGTTGGAAAGGTGTAAATATAAGATTGACTGTAACAGAATTTTTAATTTTGCAATCATTAGCACAACGACCTGGAGTAGTTAAAAGTCGTGATACTTTAATGGATGAAGCTTATGGAGATCAGGTATATGTAGATGATAGAACTATAGATGGTCATTTAAAAAGGCTGAGGAAAAAGTTTAAAAGTATAGATCCTGATTTTAACGCTATTGAAACTTTATACGGTGTTGGTTATCTATTTAAAGAGCAAAAAAATTAG
- a CDS encoding HPr kinase/phosphorylase, with product MEKILHANSLILEDAAILIVGKPASGKTTLTLSLIERAKLQARYASIIADDYTKIVKINDSYWAKVPENIAGAVELRGVGIFSIPYMNEGKIQLCVFLGDCDKANYNFLLENNKIRQLNLPEISKTSIVNLCYAIEFTLFNPVW from the coding sequence ATGGAAAAAATATTACATGCCAATTCATTGATTTTAGAAGATGCAGCAATATTGATTGTTGGTAAACCAGCAAGTGGTAAAACAACTTTAACTTTATCTTTAATAGAAAGAGCAAAATTACAAGCTAGATATGCCTCTATAATAGCCGATGATTATACTAAAATAGTAAAAATTAATGATAGCTATTGGGCAAAAGTACCTGAAAATATAGCAGGCGCAGTAGAATTAAGAGGCGTAGGTATATTTTCTATACCATATATGAATGAAGGCAAGATACAACTCTGTGTGTTCTTAGGTGATTGTGATAAAGCAAATTATAATTTTTTATTAGAAAATAATAAAATTAGGCAACTTAATTTGCCAGAGATTTCTAAAACTTCAATAGTTAACTTATGTTATGCAATTGAATTTACTTTATTTAATCCGGTGTGGTAA
- a CDS encoding PTS sugar transporter subunit IIA, giving the protein MIGIVLVTHGQLAEEFRLALEHVTGPQKACVAVCIAPKDNIEEKRLEVLNAIEQVQDGKGVIILTDMFGGTPSNIAISAIDDSKTEIIVGVNLPMLIKLANVRQTHSLDECLTLSLEAAKKYTTIPSRIVI; this is encoded by the coding sequence ATGATTGGTATTGTGTTAGTAACACATGGACAATTGGCTGAAGAATTTCGCCTAGCATTGGAACATGTGACGGGACCACAGAAAGCTTGTGTAGCTGTATGTATTGCACCAAAAGATAATATAGAGGAAAAAAGGTTAGAAGTTTTAAACGCAATAGAACAAGTACAAGATGGTAAAGGAGTGATTATACTAACAGATATGTTCGGTGGAACTCCATCTAATATAGCTATTTCTGCTATAGATGATAGTAAAACTGAGATAATTGTAGGTGTTAATTTGCCCATGTTAATAAAATTAGCTAATGTTCGTCAAACACATTCGTTAGATGAATGTTTAACTCTGTCTTTGGAAGCAGCTAAAAAATATACTACCATACCTAGTAGGATAGTAATATAA
- a CDS encoding HPr family phosphocarrier protein, with product MRQTKILTITNKLGLHARASAKFVRVCEKFSAEVTVEKDGQIVVGRSLLGLMMLAAGRGSQINISATGDDAAEVLNSLTELITNKFGEPE from the coding sequence ATGCGACAAACAAAAATTTTAACTATTACTAATAAATTAGGTTTACATGCTAGAGCTTCTGCAAAATTCGTGCGTGTATGCGAAAAATTCTCTGCTGAAGTTACCGTAGAGAAGGATGGTCAAATAGTAGTAGGACGGTCATTATTAGGATTAATGATGTTAGCTGCAGGTCGTGGTTCCCAAATAAATATATCCGCTACTGGAGACGATGCAGCAGAAGTTTTAAATAGTTTAACTGAGTTAATAACTAATAAATTTGGCGAACCAGAATAA
- the grxC gene encoding glutaredoxin 3, which yields MNEIIIYIKASCPYCQTAKQLLTSKNLVLEEIDITDNDTLKQEMIQKANGRHTVPQIFINGQHIGGCDDLQALEKANKLDDLLKK from the coding sequence ATGAACGAAATTATCATTTATATTAAAGCCTCATGCCCTTATTGCCAAACCGCCAAACAATTATTAACCAGTAAAAATTTAGTTTTAGAAGAAATTGACATAACTGATAACGATACTTTAAAACAAGAAATGATACAAAAAGCCAATGGTAGACACACAGTGCCGCAAATTTTCATTAACGGCCAGCATATTGGTGGTTGTGATGATCTTCAAGCATTAGAAAAAGCAAATAAATTAGATGACTTATTAAAAAAATAA
- a CDS encoding ComF family protein, translating to MRKLTKHKATHLSLANSLSNSWYKTLNLIFPISCRFCNKIITDNNYICKECYKNISFLPNALNVYFSKYNNNLPELNYHIHDSYFLLPENPSIIYIKIYSAVLYDEITRKIVTQFKYNGHIFLSKLIESLISKVHSNLFKKYDLLIAVPLHPLKFLNRGFNQSAEIARLLSKQHEINFRADLIKRIKYTKPATELSRSDRFINLSQAFEVVAKYRSFIQNKKILLFDDVYTTGATTKSIVLELLKYHPNVVDVLTFARTPLT from the coding sequence ATGCGAAAATTAACTAAACATAAAGCAACACATCTATCTTTAGCTAATTCCTTATCTAATAGTTGGTACAAAACACTGAATTTAATATTTCCTATTTCTTGTAGATTTTGCAATAAAATAATAACTGACAATAACTACATTTGCAAGGAATGTTATAAAAATATTTCTTTTTTACCAAATGCGTTAAATGTTTATTTTTCAAAATATAATAACAACCTCCCAGAGCTTAACTATCATATTCATGATAGTTATTTTTTATTACCGGAAAATCCTTCTATTATCTACATAAAAATATATTCAGCCGTCTTATATGATGAAATTACCAGGAAAATAGTCACACAATTTAAATATAATGGTCATATTTTTTTATCAAAGTTAATAGAATCTCTTATTTCTAAAGTACACTCTAATTTATTCAAAAAATATGATTTATTAATAGCTGTTCCACTACATCCATTAAAATTTTTAAACAGAGGTTTTAATCAATCAGCAGAAATAGCAAGATTATTAAGCAAACAACATGAGATAAATTTTAGAGCAGATCTAATAAAGCGAATAAAATACACCAAACCAGCAACCGAATTATCTAGGTCGGATAGATTTATTAATCTATCTCAAGCATTTGAAGTAGTAGCAAAATATAGATCCTTTATACAAAATAAGAAAATTTTATTATTTGATGATGTCTATACTACTGGAGCCACAACTAAATCAATCGTTTTAGAGCTTTTAAAATATCACCCTAATGTGGTAGATGTTTTAACTTTTGCTCGAACACCCTTGACATAA
- a CDS encoding methyltransferase, which yields MIFDLNNFYNFQQRLYGKNTDRELFLLNWVTRELTERLLFVDRTFEQTLYYPPLEDNNKNLLLQQAKIANLTCAYNKNIYLNLKNFTEFWLAAKLENDKYDLILAPFMLYPREDIVGFLSKIYNALKKDGLFLSVALGEGSLYELKHSLLQAEMQLTNGATPRVATFPSLVNMGSILSQVGFYLPVVDLETVTLSYSDIFALMSDLKAMGMQNILTNKLKKISHPKLFKLANEIYAKNFSNEQGKIIATFSLIFLSGWRVPDNPPELPKKGSANISLQQALRDITKKL from the coding sequence ATGATTTTTGATCTTAACAATTTTTATAATTTTCAACAACGTTTATACGGTAAAAATACGGACAGAGAGTTATTTTTACTTAATTGGGTTACTAGAGAATTAACTGAAAGATTGTTGTTTGTTGATAGAACATTTGAGCAAACATTATATTATCCTCCGCTAGAGGATAATAATAAAAATTTGTTATTACAACAAGCAAAAATAGCTAATTTAACCTGCGCTTATAATAAAAATATATATTTAAATTTAAAAAATTTTACTGAATTTTGGTTAGCAGCTAAGCTTGAAAATGATAAGTATGATCTTATTCTAGCACCTTTTATGTTATACCCTCGCGAGGATATAGTTGGTTTTTTAAGTAAAATATATAATGCATTAAAAAAAGATGGTTTATTTTTGTCCGTTGCTCTAGGTGAGGGTAGCTTATATGAATTGAAACATTCTTTATTACAAGCAGAAATGCAATTAACTAATGGAGCTACACCACGTGTTGCAACATTTCCTTCTTTAGTGAATATGGGCTCAATTTTATCTCAAGTGGGTTTTTATTTGCCGGTGGTAGATTTGGAAACAGTAACATTATCTTATAGTGATATTTTCGCTTTAATGAGTGATCTTAAAGCCATGGGTATGCAAAATATACTAACTAATAAATTAAAAAAAATATCACATCCTAAGTTATTTAAGTTAGCTAATGAAATTTATGCTAAAAATTTTAGTAATGAGCAAGGAAAAATAATTGCAACTTTTTCGCTAATTTTCTTATCAGGATGGAGAGTGCCGGATAATCCACCTGAATTACCTAAAAAAGGTAGCGCAAATATTTCTCTACAGCAAGCATTAAGAGATATTACAAAAAAATTATAA
- the mutT gene encoding 8-oxo-dGTP diphosphatase MutT: protein MKKIILVSSCALINPQRQILLTKRPEGKPMAGYWEFPGGKLEAQEMPEQAIIREIKEEININITADNLIPLTFASHAYKEFNLILFLYLCHNYTGTLKNNEGQEIAWVTMDNLSNYPMPAADINILPILKNYLEKL, encoded by the coding sequence ATGAAGAAAATAATTTTAGTCAGTAGCTGTGCTTTAATTAATCCTCAGCGACAAATATTATTAACAAAACGCCCTGAAGGAAAGCCGATGGCGGGCTACTGGGAGTTTCCTGGCGGGAAGTTAGAAGCACAAGAAATGCCCGAACAAGCCATTATAAGAGAAATAAAAGAAGAAATAAATATTAATATTACTGCTGATAATCTAATTCCTCTAACATTCGCCAGTCATGCTTATAAAGAATTTAATTTAATATTATTTCTATATTTATGTCATAATTATACCGGTACTTTAAAGAATAACGAAGGACAAGAAATAGCATGGGTTACTATGGATAATTTATCTAATTATCCTATGCCCGCAGCAGATATTAACATATTACCTATATTAAAAAATTATCTAGAAAAATTATAA
- the argJ gene encoding bifunctional glutamate N-acetyltransferase/amino-acid acetyltransferase ArgJ, whose protein sequence is MDNKPNFPDMPYINGLKIATAKANIKYSNRTDLLCIFFTSPTQVSGVFTQSLCPSAPVDHCRLSLPQGKAKALIVNSGNANAFTGKKGYESCQKIAETTANLLNCKKEEIFLASTGVIGEPLDHNKITSQLASLYQQSCEQTSDWHDAAKAIMTTDLFAKGVSKIIKTPQGNIIINAIAKGAGMIAPNMATMLCFIFTDAVIPNNISQKLLKELCDVTFNAITVDSDTSTSDSVLFFSVGENGVKITNENDDIYSEFSLALKEVMLDLALKIVQDGEGAEKLIKIEVNGAKTTEEAKKVAFSIANSPLVKTAIAGEDANWGRVVMAVGKSGQTADRDKLAIYFGDHCVAENGERSINYCENTLSSYMKNKEITIKVNLNIGNSDFTVWTCDLTEEYIKINADYRS, encoded by the coding sequence ATGGACAATAAGCCAAACTTTCCAGATATGCCCTATATTAATGGACTTAAAATAGCTACAGCTAAGGCCAATATTAAATATTCTAATCGAACAGATCTTTTATGTATTTTTTTTACCAGCCCTACCCAAGTATCCGGCGTTTTTACTCAATCGTTATGTCCATCTGCTCCCGTAGACCATTGTCGTCTCTCATTACCACAAGGTAAAGCAAAAGCGCTGATAGTAAATTCCGGTAACGCTAATGCTTTTACAGGAAAAAAAGGATATGAAAGCTGTCAAAAAATAGCAGAAACAACAGCCAATTTATTAAATTGTAAAAAAGAAGAAATATTCCTAGCCTCTACCGGAGTAATAGGAGAGCCCTTAGATCATAATAAAATAACCTCTCAACTAGCATCTTTATATCAACAGAGTTGTGAACAAACTAGTGATTGGCATGATGCCGCTAAAGCAATAATGACGACGGACCTTTTTGCAAAAGGTGTTAGCAAAATAATTAAAACTCCGCAAGGTAATATTATTATTAATGCAATTGCTAAAGGAGCTGGAATGATAGCTCCTAATATGGCAACTATGTTATGTTTTATTTTCACTGATGCAGTAATTCCTAATAACATCTCACAGAAACTATTAAAAGAATTATGTGATGTAACTTTCAACGCCATTACAGTGGACAGTGATACTTCTACCTCTGATAGTGTATTATTTTTCTCAGTTGGAGAAAATGGAGTAAAAATTACTAATGAAAATGATGATATTTACAGTGAATTTTCTCTAGCCCTGAAAGAAGTTATGCTAGATTTAGCTTTAAAAATAGTACAAGATGGAGAAGGAGCTGAAAAGCTAATTAAAATTGAAGTAAATGGAGCTAAAACCACAGAAGAAGCTAAAAAAGTAGCTTTTTCAATAGCTAACTCACCCTTAGTAAAAACAGCAATAGCTGGAGAAGATGCTAATTGGGGTAGAGTAGTAATGGCAGTAGGTAAATCTGGACAAACAGCTGACAGAGACAAATTAGCAATATATTTTGGTGATCATTGTGTTGCAGAAAATGGTGAAAGATCTATAAATTATTGCGAAAACACTTTATCAAGCTATATGAAAAACAAAGAAATAACGATAAAAGTTAATTTAAATATAGGAAACAGTGATTTTACTGTATGGACTTGTGATTTAACAGAAGAATATATTAAAATTAACGCGGATTATCGTAGCTAA
- a CDS encoding peptidylprolyl isomerase, protein MNKISITALITAGLLATANPSITFAEEKNKTTQQQKNALSDLRANDVVATVGKQRITVADLDAFINKNAPNLNSLEQGLRRAVALRSLITTRSLLLEAEKSPYARSNEYKNDLKDVVNDFLVREYVAKEVNKLVTPARLQELYKTQVVNSPEVVLYRAHHILAKNEEDAKKALEQLKAGKKFEEVAEIYSIEKDNVKGGDLGLFSKDKLLADLHKTLDELSPGKYNTTPIKTSHGWHIIRLDETRKPTFEEVKPQLESLILREEYPKVLENLVKKAESAISVKYTNNQVEKAVKDLNNL, encoded by the coding sequence ATGAATAAAATTTCTATAACCGCATTAATTACTGCTGGACTATTAGCAACAGCTAATCCAAGCATAACTTTTGCAGAAGAAAAAAATAAAACAACACAACAACAAAAAAATGCCCTAAGCGATTTGCGTGCTAACGATGTAGTAGCAACTGTCGGTAAGCAACGTATAACCGTAGCTGATTTAGATGCATTTATTAATAAAAATGCTCCAAATTTGAATTCTCTTGAACAAGGGCTACGTCGTGCAGTAGCATTACGCTCTTTAATTACTACACGTTCATTACTACTAGAAGCTGAGAAATCACCATATGCTAGATCAAATGAATATAAAAATGATCTAAAAGATGTTGTTAATGATTTTCTAGTACGTGAATATGTGGCTAAAGAAGTGAATAAATTAGTTACACCAGCACGTCTACAAGAACTATATAAAACACAAGTTGTGAACTCACCTGAAGTTGTATTATATCGCGCTCATCATATTCTAGCTAAAAATGAAGAAGATGCAAAAAAAGCTTTAGAACAACTTAAAGCTGGTAAAAAATTTGAAGAGGTAGCAGAAATCTATTCAATTGAAAAAGATAACGTAAAAGGTGGTGACTTAGGCCTTTTCTCTAAAGATAAATTACTTGCTGACCTTCATAAGACTCTAGATGAGCTAAGTCCTGGTAAATATAATACTACTCCTATAAAAACTAGCCACGGTTGGCATATCATTCGTTTAGACGAAACTCGCAAACCAACTTTTGAAGAAGTAAAACCACAATTAGAATCACTTATTCTACGTGAGGAATATCCAAAAGTTCTAGAAAATTTAGTTAAAAAAGCTGAATCAGCTATTTCAGTAAAATACACTAACAACCAAGTTGAAAAAGCTGTTAAAGATTTAAATAATTTATAA
- the secA gene encoding preprotein translocase subunit SecA: MVKVLNFIRKIFGSNNKRKLNVLYPIVDKINALEPEFVALSDKELQDKTREFKDRLSKGEKLDSLIPEVFACVRETSKRVLGLRHFDVQLLGGLVLHRRGIAEMRTGEGKTLMATLPIYLNALEGKGVHIVTVNDYLAQRDSETLRPLFDFLGMTTGVILNDMNQEERKRAYNCDITYATNNELGFDFLRDNMAFDREQMVQREHNYAIIDEVDSILIDEARTPLIISGPLEDKTEFYDLIDKFVLKLSAEDYEIDEKNKNVVFTEVGVEKIEKLLAQEGHLKSENLYDIENVSIVHHLNNSLKAHNLFQRDKDYIVRDNKVIIIDEFTGRMMTGRRYGDGLHQAIEAKEHVTIQPETHTLSQITFQNYFRMYKKLAGMTGTALTEAEEFANIYDLEVVEIPTNLPICRIDDEDEIYRTEVEKYNAIVKEIQSAHAKKQPILIGTNSIEKSERMAKMLKNIGIKKFQVLNARYHEQEAEIIAQAGVPGSITIATNMAGRGTDIQLGGNLSMRISKETANMQDGPAKNLKIEHIKQEVEQLKKEALQAGGLYVIGTERHESRRIDNQLRGRSGRQGDPGRSKFYLSLEDDLMRIFGSNRMQAILNKLGLKEGEAIIHPWISKALEKAQTKVEAHYFDARKNLLKYDDVSNDQRKVIFEQRLEVMNANNLNEHIEELSLEVIDDIVAKAIPAGSYKEKWNLEQLKDEALKIFKVVLPIEKWNEEEGLTEEEITNRIETIVLANQNIQREQLGEKMSLYIQRAILLEAIDEVWRAHLTDLDHLRSVIGFRGYGQRDPLIEYKMEAFELFNSMFSQLRKNAMTKLSNLQMATPNKINSIQTPFTSRSVALPESVLAPSIEMVDEKLTEETARNSKCSCGSGKKYKHCHGKF, from the coding sequence ATGGTGAAAGTGTTAAATTTTATTAGAAAAATATTTGGATCTAATAATAAACGTAAATTAAATGTTTTGTATCCTATAGTAGATAAAATTAATGCTTTAGAGCCTGAATTTGTTGCTTTATCAGATAAAGAATTACAAGATAAAACTAGAGAATTTAAAGATAGGCTCTCTAAGGGCGAGAAATTAGATAGTTTAATACCAGAAGTATTTGCTTGCGTAAGAGAGACATCTAAACGGGTGCTTGGGTTACGACATTTTGATGTGCAATTGCTTGGTGGTTTAGTTTTACATCGTCGTGGTATAGCGGAAATGCGTACCGGTGAAGGTAAAACTTTAATGGCAACTCTGCCTATCTATTTAAATGCTTTAGAGGGTAAAGGGGTACATATAGTAACTGTTAATGATTATTTAGCACAAAGAGATTCGGAAACTTTAAGACCTTTGTTTGATTTTTTAGGTATGACAACAGGAGTCATCTTAAATGATATGAATCAGGAAGAGAGAAAGAGAGCCTATAATTGCGATATAACTTATGCTACTAACAATGAGTTAGGCTTTGACTTTCTACGCGATAATATGGCCTTTGATCGTGAACAAATGGTGCAAAGAGAACATAATTATGCCATCATTGATGAAGTGGATTCTATCTTAATTGATGAAGCAAGAACTCCTTTAATTATTTCAGGACCTTTAGAAGATAAAACGGAATTTTATGATTTAATAGATAAATTTGTTTTAAAATTATCTGCTGAAGATTATGAGATAGATGAAAAAAATAAAAATGTAGTCTTTACTGAGGTTGGTGTAGAAAAAATAGAAAAATTATTAGCCCAGGAAGGTCATTTAAAATCTGAAAATCTTTATGATATCGAGAATGTTTCTATTGTACATCATCTTAATAATAGTTTAAAAGCTCACAATCTTTTTCAACGTGATAAAGATTATATCGTTCGTGATAATAAAGTGATAATTATTGATGAATTTACCGGAAGGATGATGACCGGTCGTAGGTATGGCGATGGACTACATCAAGCTATTGAAGCTAAAGAACATGTAACCATTCAGCCTGAAACTCATACTTTATCACAAATTACCTTTCAAAATTATTTCCGTATGTATAAAAAATTAGCGGGTATGACGGGAACTGCATTAACTGAAGCAGAAGAATTTGCTAATATTTATGATTTAGAAGTAGTGGAAATTCCTACTAATTTACCAATTTGTAGAATAGATGATGAAGATGAAATATATCGTACAGAAGTAGAAAAATATAATGCTATAGTGAAAGAAATACAATCAGCACATGCTAAAAAACAACCCATTCTGATAGGAACGAATTCAATTGAAAAATCTGAAAGAATGGCAAAAATGTTGAAAAATATTGGAATAAAAAAATTCCAAGTATTAAATGCTAGATATCATGAGCAAGAAGCAGAAATCATTGCGCAAGCTGGTGTACCAGGATCGATAACTATTGCTACAAATATGGCCGGACGAGGAACCGACATACAGTTGGGTGGTAATTTAAGTATGCGCATTAGCAAAGAAACTGCTAATATGCAAGATGGACCAGCAAAAAATCTAAAAATAGAACATATTAAACAAGAGGTAGAGCAATTAAAAAAAGAAGCATTGCAGGCAGGTGGCTTATATGTCATAGGAACAGAGCGACATGAAAGTCGTCGTATTGATAACCAATTAAGAGGGCGTTCAGGCAGACAAGGTGATCCAGGGAGATCAAAATTTTATTTATCATTAGAAGATGATTTAATGAGGATCTTTGGTTCTAACCGTATGCAAGCTATATTGAATAAATTAGGGCTTAAAGAGGGAGAAGCGATTATTCATCCTTGGATCAGTAAAGCCTTAGAAAAAGCACAAACTAAAGTTGAAGCACATTATTTTGATGCTCGTAAAAATCTTTTAAAATATGACGATGTCTCTAATGATCAACGAAAAGTGATCTTTGAACAAAGACTTGAGGTAATGAATGCTAATAATTTAAATGAGCATATAGAAGAGTTAAGTTTAGAGGTAATTGATGACATAGTTGCTAAAGCTATACCAGCAGGTTCATATAAAGAAAAATGGAACCTAGAACAATTAAAAGATGAAGCTTTAAAAATCTTCAAAGTTGTTTTACCAATTGAAAAATGGAATGAGGAAGAAGGTTTAACAGAAGAGGAAATAACCAATAGAATAGAAACCATTGTTTTAGCTAATCAGAATATCCAACGCGAACAATTAGGTGAAAAAATGTCTTTATATATTCAACGAGCAATATTATTAGAGGCAATAGATGAAGTGTGGCGTGCACATTTAACTGATTTAGATCATTTACGTTCAGTTATAGGATTTAGAGGATACGGTCAAAGGGATCCATTAATAGAATATAAAATGGAAGCATTTGAATTATTTAATTCTATGTTTTCTCAGTTACGTAAAAATGCTATGACAAAATTATCTAATTTGCAGATGGCTACCCCTAACAAGATAAATTCTATACAGACACCTTTTACTAGTCGATCAGTTGCTTTACCTGAATCCGTTCTCGCACCTTCTATTGAGATGGTAGATGAGAAGCTTACAGAGGAAACGGCTAGAAATAGTAAGTGTAGTTGTGGTTCAGGTAAAAAATATAAACATTGTCATGGTAAATTTTAA
- a CDS encoding sensor histidine kinase: MSESFTLLTETNPNIALEHPDVLLQALVNSGICLLYQTPDLIYQWAENLPAILQEKYCHNYRDSNIFPTEISERLETIKLDILSTGKSESIELNFNDIFNNKKTPKNIITEEIWYKLTIACHKDDQQRILGLITTIINISHLKHREKILKILLREVSHRSKNLLAIVESLARQTARYSSSPNQFMQEFEGRIQSLSLTQDLVTDANWLGVKFKQLVNIQLQDKLCHKAELIEISGDNPNLFPNSTLYIGLALHELARNSKKNGAIKKGQGKLKISCQRQLNENKEPVIKIRWQEFYPAIQMNNIQTTSFSNIILTKIVPTAVNGYICYEFGKENLTYELSIPHTQFE, encoded by the coding sequence ATGTCAGAATCTTTTACGTTATTAACTGAAACTAATCCAAATATTGCATTAGAACATCCTGATGTATTATTACAAGCTTTAGTAAATTCTGGTATTTGTTTATTGTATCAAACTCCTGATCTTATATATCAGTGGGCAGAAAATCTGCCTGCTATATTACAAGAAAAATATTGTCATAATTACAGAGATTCCAATATTTTCCCTACTGAGATTAGTGAAAGATTAGAAACAATAAAATTAGATATTTTATCTACTGGTAAAAGTGAATCAATAGAATTAAATTTTAACGATATTTTTAATAACAAAAAAACACCTAAAAATATTATAACTGAAGAAATATGGTATAAATTAACCATAGCTTGCCATAAAGATGATCAACAAAGAATATTAGGTCTTATCACTACTATTATAAATATATCTCATCTAAAACACCGAGAAAAAATTTTAAAAATTTTGCTCAGAGAAGTTAGTCATAGATCTAAGAATTTACTAGCTATAGTAGAAAGTTTAGCAAGACAAACAGCTCGTTATAGCTCCTCCCCTAATCAATTTATGCAAGAATTTGAAGGAAGAATACAAAGTTTATCATTAACGCAAGATCTAGTAACAGATGCTAATTGGCTAGGAGTAAAATTTAAGCAATTAGTTAACATACAATTACAAGATAAATTATGTCATAAAGCAGAATTGATAGAAATAAGTGGAGACAATCCTAACTTATTTCCTAACTCTACCTTATATATTGGTTTAGCGTTACACGAACTTGCTAGAAATAGCAAAAAAAATGGTGCTATCAAAAAAGGGCAAGGAAAATTAAAAATATCTTGTCAAAGACAATTAAACGAAAATAAAGAGCCTGTAATAAAGATTAGATGGCAAGAATTTTATCCAGCCATTCAAATGAACAATATCCAAACAACATCTTTTTCTAATATAATATTAACCAAAATAGTACCAACCGCGGTAAATGGATATATATGTTATGAGTTTGGTAAAGAAAATTTAACTTATGAATTATCTATTCCACATACACAATTTGAATAA